The DNA sequence GCACAGATCTTAAATTACTTTATAATAATCTAATATCTACACTACgtaaaacaaaaatgattatatatgtaataacAATTAGATATTaacaaatttagtaaaaattggcaaataattcAACACATGACATTGGTTGTAGTTGAAAAGGGCATTTCAGACTTCATCAAGATATAGTAAACAAACTCAGATTGCAGAACTTTCGACTTGGTTTTGTACATTTAAATAAGACTATTTCGAAATATACAATCTCAATGGCAAAAGAAatggtatattttttttttttttttcttcagcAAATAAATGGTACAATTCCAACACATAAAAATTGAGTCACACATCTTCTTGAGCATCACcttatttatttgctttaatGAATTCTCTGtactctttcttcatcttcacacCCGATACAGTCCTGcacattcaaattaaaatcaagatcaacaaaaatatagtactaacattttttatttttctcaacgACAACGTTTTAGATTCTAACAATGTATTATACAAAGATAAGGCACTCATTATCCATGCGGCATGAGCAAAAACATCACAAAGCTATCTagataatatgaaaaattatctTGGTGCTATATCCGAGACGAATGCAACGGGTTGTAGTCCATAAAGGAATCGAAATATTGATGGTTAGGACAAAAAATACCATTTTTGACGCTCCAAATTTAACCAACCTGATCATTTCCTTGTTCTTGAAAAATTGTACACAAGGTGTGCCATGATTCCTGCAGCCTCAGCTATTTCTGGATCTTCCTCGATGTCAATCTCGATCAAATGGACGTGCTAGTCGAATTCATCTATGTCCTGCCAAGTCAATAGCATTAGCAACCCCTGCGTACAAGTTAAAGAGATTAAAACCAACTCTCAGGGTGAATCTTCAACCTTGTAAGGTCTTTTAACATACCTAGCAAAATACACTTGGAGAAAGGCAGTGTTGTTAGCATGAAAAGATCATGAAGCACAGCTCGAGATCTGTTAATCAAATAATCCAGCTCATCAGCTATAGCCAATCTGTAACCATAATTGAAGTATTCAGTGAGTTGAGAAACAATAGAATTCGTAGAACTTGAATGCATATCCTACATAATGGCAACTAAAGATTTACTTAACCAAGAAATAAACTGTATAAAATGTGAACTATCATGTCTTATGCTTAAGGAACAGAAAAAGGCACATGACACTCACATCATCTTCATGCCAGGGGTCTGTTGAGAATACAAGTTCTGAAGCTGCTGCAAAGATGATGTAGAACGACTACGTTTCTTCCCAGAATGGTTTTgctcaaaaatatataacagCAAGGTGGTCTTGGTTTGAAATCACTCGTACATAGCATCAACATACCTTGCTAAAAATATCATTCATGTTTGCAAGAGAAGTGCAATTGATGGGCAAGACATCTGGATACTGTATACATTCCTGTTCCccacagaaaagaaaatgcatataGATGATAACACTGAATTGTAGGAAAAGCATGTTGTTTATCACAAACGGAACATTTCATCTACTTAAGCTAAAATTCAATCCTTAATCAAGATCAAaggaaaattttgattgaggCTCCTAATTCATGAAACAAACATGGGAACCCAAAATTTCACATAGACATATTACTTAATAGCATCAGTGAATATCATGCTATTCAAATTTTCTGTatctaagaaaaaaataattttagatgcAGCAGGAATGAAACCTCATTTGCCCAATCGGCAAGcatcacttttacttttgcCATCGTAGATGAAAAACTTCCATTGTAGTGATATACTCCTAACCTCCCACTCACTCCACTTAATCACATGTTTGTAGGctttaattatacatttttaatttaatataattttttaaatttaatggaaatcttgtaaatttctccaaaactccccttttatatattgtatagattacAATTGATAATTACATAGAATGATAGAATTGGTTTTTGATTTCTAGATCGGTTTCCCACCAAAATATGAACAGAATTGTATACACTTACTCAGACTGCAAGCACATGCTATTATACATACTTCTACTTAAGGGGTGtattatattactaattactccctccgtcccagagaagttggcatactttaaaaatggcacgggattttaggaggttttgttttgtgtgttaaatggagagagaaaatataatttttatattcatgtgagagagaactttttccaaaaagggaaatgtgacatcttttgtgggataaactaaaaaggaaagtgtgccatcttttgtgggacggagggagtatttaagttgttaactctgcaaactcatcaatacagtgtattaaaaatgtcagcacagtgacattaaaatgtctaacacattatattaaaattcaacaaaattatgtattgatattttaatttctaaccCCTTCTACTTAGTAGTATATCCAATAGAagattttattcatattaGACATACAAGTCCTAAAAACATTAGCatactcaaataaaaaaacaattgaatCAATTGAAAACCAACCGCAAAAGAGtagaacaattaaaataggGATATTCGCATCTAATATcataaaacttttaaaaagttgggtttttcccatgaactttaaaattgacaaataatatcacgaactttaccccgtgtttgttttttcccacgaatgaaaaaattcccacaaataatattataataccgattttttttcataatttctcaacaacaattttgaaagtttcaagtttttcaatatttgaagataGCTTTTTTTGAaacaccctccaaaattattctttaatctattaaaataatatgaattttttcattggtgggaaaaaacaaacccaAGGTAaagtttgtaatattatttgccaattttagaattcatgggaaaaacccaactttttaaaagtttcatgatattagataCCAATATCCCATTAAAATATGTCTACATACGAATCACagaaaaagtatataaaaacacatcaacttcgaaaaattgtaaattagaAAAACTTTCGAGATAATTCACCTCAAGATTTAAGTTTAAATTGTGAATAGAAAATTTAGGTGTCCACAACCTAATGTGCCAAAGATaacaaaaatgacaatacCCTAAAATGCCAACAAAGGCCATGCCATTATCACCaaaaaaacaaccaaaattgacaaaaaGGGGCTTCAGATCACGTCCTTCACTCGTCATCCTCttcatcctcatcatcatcatcgttaCCAGCTGCAGCATTCAGAGCATTCAACCTCTCAATCAACTTGGCCTTCCTCTCCTCGTAAGTCAGTTTCTTAAGGTTGAATCTGAAAAAGACATGATATCAGTTAGGACaacatatttgaattaaatttaaatattttcaagaatttcaaACAATCATGGCTTACCTCTTGTGCTCCTTTGGTGCCGGTTTCTCAACCTTCTTTTGAATAGGATTAGCACGAATGGCAGCATGGACCTTCTTGTACAACTCCTCAATGTTATCTGCATCAATTCCCCTCTTAATGTATTCACTAAAGTGAGTCTGATACTTCTCAGGCTCGTCTTCGCTCAAAGACTGCACAATTAAATTCACATCGTTATAGGTCAAAACATGCAAGTGTATCAATGATGAGAAAGGAACTGAATCAAGACTTACGTTCATGTAAGCAGCAACATGTCCACCATAGATGTACTTCCGATGCACCTCAGCATCAAGTTGTTTGCTGTCCTTGCTGAATCCAGCAAACCTCTTCTCACTGTGGGGAATATCAACTCCAGCATCAAGAGCACCCTGCATCGTAAGTAGGATTACTCACAACTACTCATTTATGGTTAAGAGTTTAATAAGATGAAGCACATTTAACAATGTTTTAGGTAAACGATTCCCAATTAAAACAGAATGTACCTTGAGTGCACCAAAAACGCGGTTTCCGGTTGTGGTCTTCAACAGACCGACATCAAGGAGAGCACGGAATGGCCTCCTGCTGTCAGCTGGTTCAACAGAGTAATCCTCTCCAGTGGCCTGAAAAAATCCAATCAGTCACATGGAAGCGCAAACATCTAATAACCAGCGAATAAATACAACATTCATAGCATAGTAGTGATCACAGGCAATGTTATATGGAGTGAGTATATACACTATACACAAGT is a window from the Salvia hispanica cultivar TCC Black 2014 chromosome 1, UniMelb_Shisp_WGS_1.0, whole genome shotgun sequence genome containing:
- the LOC125195219 gene encoding cell division control protein 6 homolog; this translates as MAKVKVMLADWANEECIQYPDVLPINCTSLANMNDIFSKKRSRSTSSLQQLQNLYSQQTPGMKMILAIADELDYLINRSRAVLHDLFMLTTLPFSKCILLGVANAIDLAGHR
- the LOC125202395 gene encoding 60S ribosomal protein L5-like — protein: MVFAKAQKSNAYFKRYQVKFKRRREGKTDYRARIRMINQDKNKYNTPKFRFVVRFTNKDIIAQICSASIAGDHVLASAYAHELPGYGLEVGLTNYAAAYCAGLLLGRRVLKKLELDQEYEGNVEATGEDYSVEPADSRRPFRALLDVGLLKTTTGNRVFGALKGALDAGVDIPHSEKRFAGFSKDSKQLDAEVHRKYIYGGHVAAYMNSLSEDEPEKYQTHFSEYIKRGIDADNIEELYKKVHAAIRANPIQKKVEKPAPKEHKRFNLKKLTYEERKAKLIERLNALNAAAGNDDDDEDEEDDE